The following coding sequences lie in one Flavobacterium sediminis genomic window:
- a CDS encoding RNA methyltransferase, with protein MRKLANEELNRISKEEFKTAEKTPIIVILDDIRSLHNIGSVFRTSDAFLLEKIYLCGITATPPNKEIHKTALGATETVTWEYTKDVLEVIQKLKEEKINIFSVEQTENSIMLNDFQVQVNEKYALVFGNEVKGVSQKAIDLSDGVIEIPQLGSKHSLNISVSAGIVIWDLFQKLGFKAEN; from the coding sequence ATGAGAAAATTAGCCAACGAAGAGTTAAACCGTATTAGCAAAGAAGAATTTAAAACTGCTGAAAAGACACCTATTATTGTAATTTTAGATGATATCAGGAGTTTACATAATATCGGTTCTGTTTTTAGAACAAGTGATGCTTTTTTACTGGAAAAAATATATTTATGCGGCATTACGGCTACACCTCCTAACAAAGAGATACACAAAACGGCTTTAGGTGCTACGGAAACGGTAACTTGGGAATATACCAAAGATGTTTTGGAAGTTATTCAAAAACTAAAAGAAGAAAAGATCAATATCTTTTCTGTAGAACAGACTGAAAATTCAATTATGCTGAATGATTTTCAGGTTCAGGTCAATGAAAAATATGCTTTAGTTTTCGGAAATGAAGTAAAAGGTGTTTCCCAAAAAGCAATTGATCTAAGTGATGGTGTCATTGAAATCCCGCAATTAGGAAGTAAACATTCTCTGAATATCTCTGTTAGTGCAGGAATCGTTATCTGGGATCTGTTTCAAAAACTTGGATTTAAGGCTGAGAACTAA
- the folK gene encoding 2-amino-4-hydroxy-6-hydroxymethyldihydropteridine diphosphokinase: MKNQNQIIISIGSNTGDRRNYAKQSIRLIHERVATVVKVSKVYETPAWGFESEAFLNLAILVHTTKSPAKVLKELLKIEKELGRVRQEGAGYQARTIDLDIIAANEDIITTHDLTVPHPQMQNRKFVLLPFRDIDSQWKHPVLKKTAGELLQETQDDSDCAVFPERLGSPLATLGIEQYNYIAIEGNIGAGKTTLATKLSEDCNAKLVLERFADNPFLPKFYKDQNRYAFPLEMSFLADRYQQLTDDLAQFDLFKDFIVADYHIFKSLIFAKVTLQEDEYRLYKTMFDIIHKEMPKPDLYVYLYQNTDRLLGNIKKRGRSYEQEIPSEYLENINRGYLDYIKIQTDLNVLILDVTDLDFVKKQEDYVFILDQIHKKTKEG, translated from the coding sequence ATGAAAAACCAAAATCAAATAATTATTTCCATAGGCAGTAATACAGGAGATAGACGTAATTATGCAAAACAGTCAATTCGTCTTATTCATGAAAGAGTTGCAACGGTCGTAAAAGTGTCTAAAGTATATGAAACACCGGCTTGGGGATTTGAAAGCGAAGCTTTCTTAAATTTAGCGATTTTGGTTCATACCACTAAGAGTCCTGCTAAAGTTTTAAAAGAACTATTGAAAATAGAAAAAGAGTTAGGCAGGGTAAGACAAGAAGGAGCAGGGTATCAGGCAAGAACGATAGACCTGGATATTATAGCGGCTAATGAAGATATTATAACAACCCATGATCTGACTGTTCCACATCCGCAAATGCAGAACCGAAAGTTTGTGTTGCTCCCATTTAGGGATATTGATAGCCAATGGAAACATCCGGTTTTAAAGAAAACAGCGGGAGAGTTGTTACAGGAAACTCAGGATGATTCCGACTGTGCGGTTTTTCCGGAACGATTGGGATCACCATTAGCAACTTTGGGAATAGAACAGTATAATTATATTGCTATTGAAGGGAATATAGGAGCCGGGAAAACAACATTAGCAACCAAACTGTCAGAAGATTGCAATGCTAAACTGGTTTTAGAACGTTTTGCTGATAATCCTTTTTTACCGAAGTTTTATAAAGACCAAAATCGCTATGCTTTTCCTCTGGAAATGTCTTTTCTGGCAGATCGTTACCAACAGTTAACGGATGATCTGGCGCAGTTTGATTTATTTAAAGATTTTATTGTAGCAGATTATCATATTTTTAAGTCGTTGATTTTTGCTAAAGTAACACTTCAGGAAGACGAATACCGCTTGTATAAAACAATGTTTGATATTATTCACAAGGAAATGCCTAAGCCTGACCTGTATGTGTATTTGTATCAAAATACCGATCGCCTTTTAGGAAACATTAAAAAACGAGGCAGAAGTTATGAGCAGGAAATTCCTTCAGAGTATCTGGAAAACATCAATCGAGGCTATTTGGATTACATCAAGATACAAACTGACTTGAACGTTTTGATTTTAGACGTTACGGACCTCGATTTTGTGAAAAAGCAGGAAGATTATGTTTTTATTTTAGATCAAATCCATAAAAAGACAAAGGAAGGTTAG
- a CDS encoding HipA family kinase → MNLDLRTVNVIRYITPLREGGSLPALAEADDDFKYVLKFRGAGHGVKALIAEYLGGQIAGYLGLPVPELVFATLDEAFGRTEADEEIQDLLKFSQGLNLGLHYLSGALTYDAAVNNCDALLASKIVWLDAFITNVDRTFKNTNLLIWKKEIWLIDHGASFYFHHSWTNWEQSALTPFALIKDHVLLPKADKLEEAHTEFTNKLNDSILKNIVDRIPEDWLQWEDNELSPEEIKSVYFQFLAIRLKNASIFLKQAQDARKTLI, encoded by the coding sequence ATGAATTTGGATTTACGAACCGTAAATGTCATTCGCTATATTACCCCGCTTCGCGAAGGAGGCTCACTACCCGCTTTAGCAGAAGCCGATGACGATTTTAAATATGTCTTAAAGTTCAGAGGTGCCGGTCATGGTGTCAAAGCTTTAATTGCTGAATATTTAGGCGGACAAATTGCCGGTTATTTAGGCTTACCCGTTCCGGAGTTGGTTTTTGCTACCTTAGACGAAGCTTTTGGCAGAACAGAAGCCGATGAAGAAATTCAGGATCTGTTGAAATTCAGTCAGGGGCTTAACCTTGGCCTTCATTATTTATCCGGTGCGCTTACGTATGACGCTGCAGTTAATAATTGTGACGCTCTTTTAGCTTCCAAAATCGTCTGGCTCGATGCGTTTATCACTAACGTTGACCGTACGTTTAAAAATACTAATCTATTGATCTGGAAAAAAGAGATCTGGTTAATTGACCACGGTGCTTCTTTCTATTTTCATCACTCATGGACAAATTGGGAACAAAGCGCTCTTACGCCATTTGCCCTGATCAAAGACCATGTTTTGCTGCCCAAAGCCGATAAACTGGAAGAAGCTCATACTGAATTTACCAATAAACTAAACGATTCTATCCTAAAAAATATTGTAGATCGAATTCCGGAAGATTGGTTACAGTGGGAGGATAATGAATTAAGTCCTGAAGAAATCAAATCGGTTTACTTTCAATTTTTAGCAATACGGTTGAAGAATGCTTCAATCTTTTTAAAACAAGCTCAGGATGCACGAAAAACACTTATATGA
- a CDS encoding S46 family peptidase gives MKLLKLFILFLSFPILAQQGGMWVPSMLEGMNESEMQQLGMKMTAEDIYDTNTSSLKDAIVHFDGGCTAEIISPKGLLLTNHHCGYDAIQNHSSIEHDYLQDGFWAKSQNEELPNPKMVATLIVSIHDVTNTVLEGVSQLTSEAEKQKKIQENSNRIQKSFPKESWQENKIKTFYEGNQYLLFVTETFKDIRLVGAPPSSIGKFGSDTDNWVWPRHTGDFSIFRIYADKNNKPAEYSKDNVPYTPKHFLPISLDGISEGDFTMVFGFPGRTQEYLPSFAVEQIINTLNPAKIEIRDAALKVQDGFMRKDKAIKIQYASKYARIANYWKKWIGESQGLKKSDAVQLKKDFETEFQKRVVAQGKQDTYGNLLSDFEKNYKAINDYALARDYFIEVVYRNTELLNVGFRLYQLEQIYKTKGEQAFNDRKENTVKSLENFYKDFNVNVDKQVFEKLIALYGQKSPLIPTEFKTMDYGKTTDEIYSKSKLTSYKNLQSLLSGEASKVIKALHKDKGYQLVKKLADNFYENISPKYDAIDLEIGGLQRDYMKAQLELFPDGRFFPDANSTLRITYGQVKGYHPSDAVYYETSTHLEGVMEKYIPGDYEFDVPAKLIELYKTKNYGPYAENGKIPVCFIATNHTTGGNSGSPALDANGNLIGLNFDRVWEGTMSDIHYDPEICRNIMVDIRYVLFIIDKYAGAENLIDEMQMVHPKKSTKK, from the coding sequence ATGAAACTTTTAAAATTATTTATTCTTTTTCTTAGCTTCCCTATTTTAGCCCAGCAGGGAGGTATGTGGGTTCCCAGCATGCTAGAAGGCATGAACGAAAGTGAAATGCAACAGTTGGGAATGAAAATGACAGCAGAAGATATTTATGACACTAATACATCTAGCTTGAAAGATGCAATTGTGCATTTTGACGGTGGTTGTACCGCTGAAATCATTTCTCCTAAAGGTTTATTACTAACCAATCACCATTGCGGTTATGATGCGATCCAAAACCATTCAAGCATAGAACATGATTATTTACAAGATGGTTTTTGGGCAAAATCTCAAAATGAGGAGTTGCCGAACCCTAAAATGGTAGCTACCCTGATTGTAAGCATACATGACGTAACCAATACCGTTCTGGAAGGCGTTAGTCAGTTAACTTCAGAAGCTGAGAAGCAAAAAAAGATTCAGGAAAACAGTAACCGTATCCAGAAGAGCTTTCCGAAAGAATCCTGGCAGGAAAACAAGATCAAAACCTTTTATGAAGGAAACCAATATTTATTATTCGTTACCGAAACATTCAAAGACATCCGTTTAGTGGGAGCACCGCCAAGTTCGATCGGTAAATTCGGTTCTGATACCGATAATTGGGTTTGGCCCCGCCACACAGGGGATTTTTCCATCTTCAGAATTTATGCCGACAAAAACAATAAACCAGCCGAATATTCAAAAGACAATGTTCCGTATACTCCGAAACATTTCCTGCCCATTTCATTGGACGGGATCAGTGAAGGAGACTTCACTATGGTTTTCGGTTTTCCGGGTAGAACTCAGGAATATTTACCTTCATTTGCCGTAGAACAAATCATAAATACATTAAATCCGGCTAAAATAGAGATCCGCGACGCTGCTTTAAAAGTTCAGGATGGTTTTATGCGTAAAGACAAAGCAATAAAAATTCAATACGCTTCAAAATATGCCCGAATTGCAAATTATTGGAAAAAATGGATCGGAGAAAGTCAAGGGCTAAAGAAATCAGATGCCGTTCAATTGAAGAAAGACTTTGAAACCGAGTTTCAAAAAAGAGTTGTTGCCCAAGGAAAACAAGACACTTATGGTAATCTTTTAAGCGATTTTGAGAAAAACTATAAAGCAATCAACGATTATGCACTGGCCAGAGATTATTTTATAGAAGTCGTTTACCGCAATACCGAACTATTGAATGTTGGCTTCCGCTTGTATCAATTGGAACAAATTTACAAAACCAAGGGAGAACAAGCTTTCAACGACAGAAAAGAAAATACCGTTAAATCTCTTGAAAATTTCTACAAAGATTTCAATGTAAATGTAGACAAACAAGTCTTTGAGAAGTTAATTGCTCTGTACGGTCAGAAATCGCCATTGATCCCGACCGAATTTAAAACTATGGATTATGGTAAAACTACCGATGAAATCTATAGTAAATCTAAATTGACTTCTTACAAAAACCTGCAATCTCTTTTAAGCGGAGAAGCATCAAAAGTCATCAAGGCATTACACAAAGACAAAGGGTATCAATTGGTTAAAAAATTAGCCGATAATTTCTATGAAAACATTTCACCTAAATATGATGCAATTGATTTAGAAATCGGAGGATTACAAAGAGACTATATGAAAGCTCAACTGGAGCTTTTTCCCGATGGACGCTTTTTCCCTGATGCAAACAGCACATTGCGTATTACCTACGGACAAGTAAAAGGATATCACCCCAGTGATGCCGTATACTATGAAACTTCCACTCATTTAGAAGGCGTTATGGAGAAATACATTCCGGGTGATTATGAATTTGATGTTCCTGCTAAACTGATCGAACTCTATAAAACTAAAAACTACGGTCCGTATGCAGAAAACGGTAAAATACCGGTTTGTTTTATTGCTACCAACCACACAACCGGAGGGAATTCAGGAAGCCCTGCTCTTGATGCCAACGGAAATTTGATAGGTTTGAACTTTGACCGTGTTTGGGAAGGCACTATGAGTGATATCCACTATGACCCTGAAATATGCCGAAACATCATGGTTGACATTCGTTATGTACTATTTATCATCGACAAATATGCAGGAGCTGAGAATTTAATAGACGAAATGCAAATGGTACACCCTAAAAAATCGACAAAAAAATAA
- the galE gene encoding UDP-glucose 4-epimerase GalE, with protein MKILVTGGLGFIGSHTVVELQNEGFEVVIVDNLSNSSKDVLGGIECITKRKPLFENIDLRDKKAVQELFATYSDIAGVIHFAASKAVGESVENPLLYYENNINTLVYLLQELQSKPKANIIFSSSCTVYGQAEEMPITENAPVQQAMSPYGNTKQMGEEIITDVVKVSDINAVLLRYFNPIGSHPSAEIGELPLGVPQNLVPFITQTAMGIRKELSVYGDDYPTADGTAVRDYIHVVDLAKAHVVALQRLLQNKNEAKVETFNIGTGTGSSVLEVIHAFEKVSGQKLPYKIVGRREGDITEAYANTDKANTVLGWQAKSTLEEALASAWKWEQKIREKK; from the coding sequence ATGAAAATACTTGTCACAGGAGGTCTTGGTTTTATAGGTTCACATACTGTTGTGGAGTTGCAAAATGAAGGTTTTGAAGTAGTGATCGTCGATAATCTGTCCAATTCATCAAAAGATGTTTTGGGAGGAATAGAATGTATTACCAAGAGAAAGCCCCTTTTTGAGAATATTGACTTACGCGATAAAAAGGCTGTACAGGAACTTTTTGCGACGTATAGTGATATAGCAGGCGTCATTCATTTTGCGGCAAGTAAAGCCGTAGGAGAAAGCGTGGAAAATCCGTTGTTGTATTATGAGAACAATATAAACACATTGGTATACCTTTTACAGGAATTGCAGTCAAAACCTAAAGCAAATATTATTTTCAGCTCTTCCTGTACTGTTTATGGACAGGCTGAGGAAATGCCAATTACCGAAAATGCGCCGGTTCAGCAGGCGATGTCTCCTTATGGCAATACCAAACAAATGGGAGAGGAGATCATTACGGATGTGGTTAAAGTATCTGATATAAATGCTGTTTTATTACGTTATTTTAACCCTATCGGTTCACATCCGTCAGCAGAAATAGGAGAGCTGCCTTTAGGCGTGCCGCAAAATTTAGTTCCCTTTATTACACAAACTGCTATGGGAATCCGGAAGGAACTTTCAGTTTACGGAGATGACTATCCTACCGCAGACGGTACGGCTGTTCGCGATTATATTCATGTCGTAGATCTGGCTAAGGCTCATGTTGTGGCTTTACAAAGACTGCTGCAAAACAAGAATGAGGCAAAGGTAGAAACCTTTAATATAGGAACCGGAACCGGAAGCTCTGTTTTAGAGGTCATCCATGCTTTTGAGAAAGTATCCGGACAAAAATTACCGTATAAAATTGTAGGCAGGAGAGAAGGAGATATTACGGAAGCATATGCCAATACAGATAAGGCCAATACCGTTTTGGGTTGGCAAGCGAAATCTACTTTAGAAGAAGCTTTGGCCAGTGCTTGGAAATGGGAACAAAAGATCAGAGAAAAGAAGTAA
- a CDS encoding PLDc N-terminal domain-containing protein → MELIIYLGIINPSDIVVGSIVYLLITITALVLVLKNEKSMVIFLWILLLLFLPFLGSVFYILKYFINKKVLQNKPS, encoded by the coding sequence ATGGAATTGATTATTTATTTAGGTATAATTAATCCGTCAGATATTGTGGTGGGTTCGATCGTTTATTTACTGATCACTATTACAGCTTTAGTATTAGTGCTAAAAAATGAAAAATCAATGGTTATTTTCTTATGGATACTGTTGCTCCTGTTCTTACCTTTTTTAGGAAGTGTTTTCTATATTCTGAAATACTTTATCAATAAAAAGGTGTTGCAAAATAAACCTTCTTAA
- a CDS encoding DegT/DnrJ/EryC1/StrS family aminotransferase, with the protein MRKLQMVDLKSQYEKIKEDVNASIQEVLDTTTYVNGPLVHQFQADLEKYLGAKHVIPCANGTDALQIAMMGLGLKPGDEVITADFTFAATVEVIALLQLTPVLVDVDLDTMNISIEAIKNAITPKTKAIVPVHLFGRAANMDAIMEIAKEHNLFVIEDNAQAIGANYTWNDGAKQKVGTIGNVGATSFFPSKNLGCYGDGGAIFTNDDELAHTLRGIVNHGMYVRYHHDVVGVNSRLDSIQAGVLKAKLPHLDEYNQARRTAAKKYNDILSQNENIVVPQFDWNGDDHVFHQYVIRITNGKRDDLLAHLQEKGIPCAIYYPIPLHEQKAYVDSRYNEADFNVTNQLCKEVIALPMHTELDDEQIQFITDAVLEFV; encoded by the coding sequence ATGAGAAAACTACAAATGGTTGACTTGAAAAGTCAATATGAAAAAATAAAAGAAGACGTAAATGCTTCCATTCAGGAAGTGTTGGATACTACTACCTATGTGAACGGTCCTTTAGTGCATCAGTTTCAGGCAGATTTAGAAAAATATTTAGGAGCAAAACATGTTATTCCTTGTGCTAACGGTACAGACGCTTTACAGATTGCCATGATGGGACTAGGTTTGAAACCGGGTGATGAGGTGATTACGGCCGATTTTACTTTTGCAGCAACGGTTGAGGTTATTGCTTTGTTACAATTGACTCCGGTATTGGTAGATGTAGATTTGGATACCATGAACATTTCAATCGAAGCTATTAAAAATGCAATTACGCCTAAAACAAAAGCAATTGTTCCGGTACATTTATTCGGTCGTGCGGCTAATATGGATGCAATCATGGAAATTGCCAAAGAACACAATTTATTTGTAATTGAAGATAATGCACAGGCAATCGGGGCTAACTATACATGGAATGACGGTGCTAAACAAAAAGTAGGAACTATCGGAAATGTAGGTGCGACTTCTTTCTTCCCGTCAAAAAATTTAGGTTGCTACGGTGATGGAGGTGCTATTTTTACGAATGATGATGAATTGGCACATACGCTGAGAGGAATCGTAAATCACGGGATGTATGTTCGTTACCACCACGATGTAGTTGGCGTTAATTCCAGATTAGATAGTATTCAGGCCGGTGTTCTGAAAGCGAAATTACCGCATTTGGACGAGTATAACCAAGCCAGAAGAACAGCCGCAAAAAAATACAATGACATTTTATCGCAAAATGAAAATATTGTTGTTCCGCAATTTGACTGGAATGGAGACGATCATGTTTTTCACCAGTATGTGATCCGAATCACGAACGGAAAAAGAGACGATTTATTGGCTCATTTACAGGAAAAAGGAATTCCTTGTGCTATTTACTATCCTATTCCGCTTCATGAGCAAAAAGCTTATGTAGATTCCCGTTATAACGAAGCTGATTTTAACGTAACGAATCAGTTGTGTAAAGAAGTGATCGCTTTGCCGATGCATACGGAATTAGATGATGAACAGATACAATTTATTACGGATGCTGTTTTAGAGTTTGTTTAA
- a CDS encoding YegP family protein, producing MATFIITKRPSGFYKYELTSRKGKTIFTSNPFELRFECEEEIEHIKQHIDRIFFMNFRSGSGKYFFKLILDEKEIAISRKYTTQLLMEKGVNEIKKYMETAEILDFSASIDIFGAIEEEKK from the coding sequence ATGGCAACTTTTATAATCACAAAAAGACCAAGTGGTTTCTACAAGTACGAATTAACATCCAGAAAAGGGAAAACAATTTTCACCAGTAATCCGTTTGAATTGCGTTTTGAGTGTGAAGAAGAAATAGAACACATTAAACAACATATTGATCGGATCTTTTTTATGAACTTTCGTTCCGGTAGTGGTAAATATTTTTTTAAATTGATTCTGGATGAGAAAGAAATTGCTATCAGTAGGAAGTATACTACTCAGCTTTTAATGGAAAAAGGAGTCAATGAAATAAAAAAGTATATGGAGACAGCAGAGATCTTAGATTTTTCTGCTTCGATAGATATATTCGGAGCTATAGAAGAAGAAAAGAAATGA
- a CDS encoding DUF3037 domain-containing protein produces the protein MHEKHLYDYAVIRVVPRVEREEFINIGLMLFCKRQRYLRIQYHIPKEKILSFCPDFDIEQLQINIEAFTKICSGKKEGGPIGEFELAERFRWLTAVKSSSIQTSRPHSGFSENLDKTFDRLYTELVL, from the coding sequence ATGCACGAAAAACACTTATATGATTATGCAGTGATTCGTGTTGTACCGAGAGTGGAACGCGAAGAATTCATCAATATCGGCTTAATGCTTTTTTGTAAACGCCAGAGATACCTGCGCATTCAATATCACATCCCGAAAGAAAAGATCTTATCATTTTGTCCGGATTTTGATATAGAACAGCTACAGATCAATATCGAAGCGTTTACCAAAATCTGTTCCGGAAAAAAAGAGGGCGGACCTATTGGCGAATTTGAATTAGCCGAACGTTTCAGATGGCTTACCGCCGTAAAAAGCTCCAGTATTCAGACTTCCCGACCGCATTCCGGTTTTAGCGAGAATTTAGATAAAACTTTTGACCGATTATATACGGAATTGGTACTGTAA
- the fabD gene encoding ACP S-malonyltransferase: MKAYVFPGQGAQFTGMGKELYENSAEAKELFEKANEILGFRITDIMFEGSAEELKETKVTQPAVFLHSVILFKTLNAQPDMVAGHSLGEFSALVANGALCFEDGLKLVSQRAMAMQKACEIAPSTMAAVLNLEDKVVEDICAEIDGVVVAANYNCPGQLVISGELKAVEEACEKLKAAGAKRALILPVGGAFHSPMMEPAREELAAAIEATSFNIPSCPVYQNVTASAVSDPAEIKKNLIAQLTGAVKWTQSVNQMIADGATSFTEVGPGKVLVGLVKKINNEVETISA; the protein is encoded by the coding sequence ATGAAAGCATACGTATTTCCAGGGCAAGGAGCGCAATTTACCGGAATGGGTAAAGAACTATATGAGAACTCTGCCGAAGCAAAAGAATTATTTGAAAAAGCCAACGAAATTCTGGGTTTCAGAATCACTGATATTATGTTTGAAGGCTCTGCCGAAGAACTAAAAGAAACGAAGGTTACACAACCTGCCGTTTTTTTACACTCTGTCATCTTATTCAAAACCTTAAATGCTCAACCGGATATGGTTGCCGGACATTCATTAGGTGAATTCTCCGCTTTAGTAGCCAACGGAGCCTTATGCTTTGAAGACGGACTGAAATTAGTTTCCCAACGTGCCATGGCCATGCAAAAAGCTTGTGAAATAGCTCCTTCAACAATGGCTGCCGTTTTAAACTTAGAGGATAAAGTAGTAGAAGATATTTGTGCGGAAATTGATGGCGTAGTCGTTGCAGCAAATTACAACTGTCCGGGGCAGTTAGTTATTTCTGGCGAATTGAAAGCTGTAGAAGAAGCTTGCGAAAAATTAAAAGCTGCCGGAGCAAAACGCGCTTTAATCTTACCGGTTGGTGGTGCTTTCCACTCGCCTATGATGGAGCCGGCTCGTGAAGAATTAGCGGCTGCTATTGAAGCAACATCGTTCAATATCCCGTCATGCCCAGTATATCAAAATGTAACGGCAAGTGCTGTTAGTGATCCGGCAGAAATTAAAAAGAACCTGATCGCTCAGCTAACCGGAGCCGTAAAATGGACCCAATCCGTTAACCAGATGATCGCTGACGGCGCAACAAGCTTTACCGAAGTCGGCCCCGGAAAAGTATTGGTCGGACTGGTTAAAAAGATCAACAATGAGGTAGAAACCATCTCTGCTTAA
- the sppA gene encoding signal peptide peptidase SppA, with product MKFLGNVLATVVGIFIFCMLFFFGLLFISVIAGGDGDKITLKDNSVIELDLSNVNLDYAGKVNFKDFNYIETNHNGLIDVLNAIDYAKTDENIKGISILNNFSELGLAQSKALRDKLEDFKKSGKFIVAYSNYMTQKDYYLNSVADTLYLNPVGELDFKGLSSEILYMKELQEKTGIKMEVIRHGKYKSAVEPFLSQEMSPENREQMTVLLESAWKTIVDDISISRNISVDSLNSIANSLGGRTPELALAKNLVDKIAYEDVYHEAIKTALKVKPSDDYNKIEILDYAKKVATTAKDFDKEDIIAIIYAQGEIAGGEGDINVIGEGAIRKSLEEARKNKNIKAVVLRVNSPGGSALTSDLIWREIELTKKVKPVIVSMGNYAASGGYYISCNANKIFAEPSTITGSIGVFGMLPNMNQLAKNIGINAEQVKTHENAGGYSIFEPLDENFKNFTLESIENVYDTFVKRVADGRKMSPQAVDAIAQGRVWTGADALRIGLVDELGGLDDAIAYAAKVAKTDSYKTKNFPEYEKNFQDLLANYTGLAMFKTREQMIKEEIGEANYQVLEQLRRVQNRKGIQAIMPYEIKIE from the coding sequence ATGAAATTTTTAGGAAATGTATTAGCCACAGTTGTGGGAATCTTTATTTTTTGTATGTTATTCTTCTTCGGACTGCTTTTTATCAGTGTAATAGCAGGCGGAGATGGCGATAAAATTACACTAAAAGATAATTCGGTTATTGAACTGGATTTATCGAATGTAAACCTTGATTATGCAGGAAAAGTAAATTTTAAAGACTTTAATTATATTGAGACCAACCATAACGGTCTGATTGATGTTTTAAATGCTATTGATTATGCTAAAACAGACGAAAACATCAAAGGAATCTCTATCCTGAATAACTTTTCAGAATTGGGATTAGCTCAAAGTAAAGCCCTTCGCGACAAATTAGAAGATTTTAAAAAATCGGGGAAATTCATAGTTGCTTATTCTAATTACATGACGCAAAAAGACTATTACCTGAACTCGGTTGCCGATACTCTGTATTTAAACCCTGTTGGCGAACTTGATTTTAAAGGTTTAAGCTCTGAGATCCTGTACATGAAAGAGCTTCAGGAAAAAACCGGTATCAAAATGGAAGTTATACGTCACGGAAAATACAAAAGTGCAGTAGAACCATTCCTTTCACAGGAAATGAGTCCTGAAAACCGTGAACAGATGACTGTTTTATTAGAATCGGCTTGGAAAACCATTGTCGATGACATTTCTATCAGCCGAAACATTTCTGTAGATAGTTTAAACAGTATTGCTAATTCATTAGGCGGCCGTACTCCGGAATTAGCTTTAGCTAAAAACTTAGTCGATAAAATAGCTTATGAAGACGTTTACCACGAAGCTATTAAAACTGCTCTGAAAGTGAAACCTTCTGATGATTACAACAAGATTGAAATCTTAGATTATGCTAAAAAAGTAGCAACGACCGCAAAAGATTTCGACAAAGAAGATATCATTGCCATTATCTACGCACAAGGCGAAATTGCCGGCGGTGAAGGAGACATCAATGTTATTGGCGAAGGTGCTATCCGCAAATCATTAGAAGAAGCCCGTAAAAACAAAAATATTAAAGCTGTCGTATTACGTGTTAACAGTCCGGGAGGAAGCGCTTTGACCTCTGATCTGATCTGGAGAGAAATCGAACTTACCAAGAAAGTAAAACCGGTTATTGTTTCTATGGGAAATTATGCCGCTTCCGGTGGTTATTATATTTCGTGTAATGCCAATAAGATCTTTGCCGAGCCTAGTACTATTACCGGATCGATCGGAGTTTTCGGTATGCTGCCTAATATGAACCAATTGGCTAAAAACATCGGGATTAATGCAGAACAAGTAAAAACTCATGAAAACGCCGGTGGATACAGCATCTTTGAACCCTTAGATGAAAACTTCAAAAACTTTACACTGGAAAGTATTGAAAATGTATACGATACTTTTGTAAAAAGGGTTGCAGACGGCCGAAAAATGTCTCCTCAAGCCGTTGATGCCATAGCACAGGGAAGAGTTTGGACAGGAGCTGACGCTCTTAGAATTGGTCTGGTAGATGAATTAGGAGGATTAGACGACGCTATTGCTTATGCTGCAAAAGTGGCTAAAACCGATTCTTACAAAACAAAGAATTTCCCTGAATATGAGAAAAATTTCCAAGATCTGTTAGCCAATTATACCGGACTAGCTATGTTTAAAACACGCGAACAAATGATCAAAGAAGAGATCGGGGAAGCTAATTATCAGGTTTTAGAACAACTAAGACGTGTTCAAAACCGCAAAGGCATTCAAGCTATTATGCCTTATGAAATTAAAATTGAATAG